The segment TTGAATATCGCTTCGTCCGACATGTCCGCTTTTCCTTCCATGAAATAGGCAAATACCCGTGCCATGCCGCAGTTGGCGATGAAGTCTGGGATCACGGCTGCTTGTCGGTCGGCATACTCACTGATCGGTCCATAGAATATCTCCTTGTCGGCAAAGGGCACATTGGCTCCACAGCTGATCAATTCTAATCCACCTGTGAGCATTCTATCGATTTGTTCACGGGTTACCAGTCTGGAAGCAGCCGCTGGGATGAAAATCTGTGTACCCAAGTCCCAGACTTTGTTGTCCATTTCTTCAAAGGGAATCAAATCGGGATGTATCAAAGTGTTGCCTTTTTTGTGAATAAAAAGTTCTGTAATGTCTTCTTTGGTGAATCCCATTTCGTTGATCAAGCCACCTTCTTTGTCGATGATGGCGACAATCTGCGCACCATAGGATGCTAGGTAAAATGCTGCCGCAGCACCGACATTGCCCCAACCCTGGATAGTTACTTTTTTGCCTGCGAGATCACCACCCCATATATTGTAGTATTGGAGAACACTCTGCGCCACCCCAAAACCCGTGATCATGTCTGCTATGCTGTATTTTCTTTTAGGATCGGGAGAGTATATGGATTCTTCGATGACTTTGATTACGCCGAGGCGGAGTTGACCGATTCGGTTGATTTTGTCCGCCTGATTGGGTTGGAAGTGGCCATTGAAGACGCCCTCTTGTGGATGCCACAGTCCGTTGATTTCCGTGATAGGAATTACTTCATGGATTTCGTCCACATTGAGGTCTCCACCTGTGCCGTAATAGTGCTTGAGTAGAGGTTTGACGGCTGCAAACCAACGCTGCAATACTTCGTGTTTTCGAGGATCGGAGGGGTCAAAATTGATGCCTGACTTGGCGCCACCGATAGGAGGGCCAGAGATGCTAAATTTGATTTCCATGGTTTTGGCGAGTGACTCTACTTCGTTGCGGTTGAGACCTTTCCTCATCCTTGTGCCACCACCTGCCGCTCCACCTCTGAGAGAATTGATCACAATCCAGCCTTCAGCATCTGTCTCTGCGTCATGCCATTCAATTACCACCTCGGGTCTTTTGGCCTCAAACTGTTTTAATAATTCTTTCAATGTGTAGGATGTTTTTAAAGGATAAAAGTATTTATTTGTACGTCTATAAAGTGATAAATTCTATGCAAGTTTTTATTTGTAGAATAATCAAATTTATATTCATTGATTTGACTGGATTATTCCTTTTTTGGGATCAAAGAATGGAGAAGAGGTAATAATTTTCTAAAAATGGCGCTGTTAGACGAAGTAGATATCAAAATACTGGACATACTCCAGGTAGAGGGTAGGATTACCAACAAGGCATTGGCGGATAGGTTGGGATTGTCCACCACGCCGATTTTTGAGCGAATGAAACGACTCGAAAGGGATGGTGTAATCAGGCAGTACGCCGCACTATTGGATCAACGGAAAATTGATCAGAAGATCACAGTCTTTGTTTTTATCTCGCTCAAGAACCATACTCGGTCTTATCTGGACAAGTTTATCGGAGAAATGAATGATTATCCTGAGGTACAGGAGTGCTACCACATCGCTGGTGATTTTGATTACATGCTCAAGATCGTGAGTCGAGACATTGATACGTATCAGGCCTTCATCCTCGCCAAGCTTTCTGTCAATTCCAATATTGCGCATGTGAAGAGCCAATTTGTTCTATCCAAAAACAAACACACGACAGCCTTTAAATTGAAGTAAGATGAAGACAAAAGAAATCAATGGCTTTACTCATGTAGCCTACGAGGGAGTGACTTTCTCGGAGGCAGAAATGCTCCAACGTAGCAAGGAATATCATGAGTGGAATGACAAGCGCAGGAGTGTCAGGGATATTTCGGCTAGGGAATTTCCTAGAAAAATCTTGGATCAAATCATTATGACGGCATCTACCGCACCATCTGGTGCGCACAAACAGCCCTGGATATTTTGTGTGGTCAGTGATGCTGAGATCAAATCCAAGATCAGAACTGCTGCCGAAAAAGAAGAGTACGATAGCTATCATGGACGCATGAGCGAGCGATGGCTGGATGATTTGAAACCGATAGGTACGGATTGGCAGAAGCCATTTTTGGAGCAAGCGCCCTATCTGGTAGTCCTTTTCAAAAAAGTGTATGATAAAGATGCGAATGGTGGAAAAGTCAACAATTACTACGTCAACGAGTCTGTAGGAATCGCTGCGGGGATGTTTATCTCAGCAGTGCATCATGCGGGGTTGGTGACATTGACGCACACGCCGAGCCCCATGAACTTCCTGTCTGAAATACTGGAGCGTCCCGACAATGAAAGAGCTTTTTTGGTGCTGCCAGTGGGGTATGCTGCCGATGATGTGTACGTCCCTGATTTACGACGCAAAGAGCTAGAGGAAGTGGCAGTTTACTACTGAGTAAACTAGGTAATCCCCCTTTTGATTACGTAGGCTTAGTTGATTTGAAAGAGAACAATTTTGAAATTAGAGAGATTTGCGCTCTATTTAACAATAGCAGCAGCCTAGTCTTACGTGAAAAACTTAATTAACTTAATCAATTATACTGATGACAGATTGTGGTCATATGATCACAATTTGATTTGCACATGCTCCAATGAACAAGCCAAAATAGATTATTTAAACGCTTTCGGTGTAGAACTAGTGCCAGGGGTGAGTGTGTTGGAAGGTGTGCCAGAACCGATTCGTACGGAATGGAAGCAAGTTTATCTAAGAGGGTTGCAGGGTAAAAAAATCAGTTTCATTCACAGTTTTGGTCTTGAAGAATTACCAGCCTATCTAAAAATCACTTTGGTTCCAATATTAGAAAAGGATGAAGTAGTAGGTGTTGCATGCACATCACATGATATCACCGAATTGAAGATAGTCGAGCGACAGATGCTACAAAATGAAGCTTATCTAACCGCTCAGATCGAAAATACCAAAGACGCTATCTGGTCTGTTGACCGTGATTATAAACTATTGATCGTGAATACAGCGATGATTCACGGTTATATGGCAGCATATGGCAGGCAGTTGAAGGTAGGCGAAAACATGATAGAAAGTGCACCTGAAGAGATGCGCGAAGTATGGATTGAAAGATACGAACGTGCGCTCAAAGGAGAGGTGTTTAGTGTATTGGAGGAGTTTAATTTTGGAGAGCAAACACAATACATAGAGCTATCTCTGAACCCTATTCGCGTCAAAAATGCAGTAGTGGGAGTGGCGTGTTTTGGCAAGGATATCACACCAGTAAAGAGTTCGGAAATAGCACTGCAAAAAAGTGTAGAACTAAAGGATCGCTTCTTTTCTATCATCGCACATGATCTCAAAGGACCAGTGGGTAACATCCGAGAATTGGTCAAGATGCTGGCGTCAACTTCGCTAAAACTGTCACAAGATCAACAAAATGAAATTGTGTCACATCTCAGCAATGCAACCCATGGCGTGTATGAATTGTTGGACAATCTGCTTGCTTGGGCGATGTCTCAGCAGAATTTTGTGAAAGTGAAAAAGGAACGGTTGAACGTCAACAAACTAATAGAAGACAGTATCAAAGCCTACAGAACCAGTGCAGAATCCAAAAATATTACTACTACAATAAAGGTAGATCACCAGACAGAAGTCTTTGCTGATAAAAGAGCTTTGTCTAGCACAATCGCCAATCTCTACAACAATGCCATCAAGTTTACAAACGAATCAGGTACCATCACTCTATCGGCAAAGAATCTTGTCCAACATCTGGAATTTTGTGTCAGTGATACAGGTGTGGGTATGGACGAAGAAGTACTCTCTTCTCTTTTTGATGAAACCAAGGTGCTGACCAAAGCAGGCACCAGAAAGGAACGCGGCACAGGCTTAGGCTTGCTACTCTGCAAGGAATTTGTGATGCTCAATGGAGGAGAATTATGGGTAAAAAGTAAACTCGGAGAAGGCAGTGCATTTTGCTTCACAGTTCCTTTGGTCGAGGTTAATATTTAGACAAAAGTTCATCAAGTCTTTCCGATCACGTCAGGTGTACGTCTCTCCCTATATGACCACATGAAGAACCTATTTTGTACATTAACTATTAAAGTCCCCTGCGGAAGATTTAATCTAACAGGGAGAAATTACGCTGGGCTGCAGGGACTATTAGCCGTAGAAATAAAGATGCAGTAACCAGAGTTCGATTCTTAAAGAAGGCTCATGAACCACAATAGGGTAAAAAAAATGGCCTTTGATAAAAAGTGCATAAAAACCCTTCAAGGGTTCTCTTCCAGATCATAGACAAAACGAATGATATACCAAACCCTGCCCTAACTATTGGGGTATGATCACCTTGTAAATCAATGATTTGCAAGGCTTTTTTTGTTGTAAGATTTTATTCAATACTGGCAATGATGTCTTCTAGATTTTCACTTCTCTCTAGATTCATTTTCTTTCGCAAGCGATAGCGTGTTGTGTGCACACTTTCGACTGATATACCGAGGAGTTTGGCCATGTCCTTGCTCGAAAAATTAAGTTTTACCAAGGCGCATATTTTTTTATCACTTTGTGATAAATCTGGATATCTGTTGTGCAATTCTTTGTAGAACCTTTTGTTGACAGAGATAAACCTTGCCTCAAATTCCTTCCAGTCATTACTGGTTGTTGTATTGATGCTTTTTGCGAGTTTGCTCAATTTGCTTTTGTCGGGATTTTCTTTTTGCTCATTGAGCTGACGCTTTAGATCTCCTAGCGTTTCTTCTCTTTGAATGACCTGTAGGGCAGATGCAGTCAGTTCTTTGTTTTTGACTTCCAATACCTCTCGCATCTTTTGTCTTTCTAGCTGACGCTTTTCGTCCAGCAGATGTTTTTTTGCTTTGTATTTGGATCTAAAGAAGCGATAGGTAAGAAAAATGAGTGTGATCAAAAAACCAATCGTTCCATATAGGATGTAAGACCTTAAGACCCAAATTTTTTCCTCTTGTTCCAAATCTCTTATTTTTTGCTCTTTCAGTATAGCTGCTTGTTTTTCTTTGGATATCCTAAATTCATCTTTTATTTCCAATAGAAATTTGTTGTTCTTGCTGCGACTGCCGAATTGCATTTCAGTTTGTTCTTTGGCTTTTTTGAGCATTTCGTATGCTTTCTGAGCCTTTCCTTGGCTCATCAGGAGTTCGGAATAATGCTCATATACGTCTGGTAGCAAATCCGCATGACTTTTATGTAATTGCCCTGCTTTGATAGCACTGTTGAAATACAAATCACTCAATTGATACTCATTCAGGTTTTGGTAAATCATGGCTAGAAAATAATGATACATGACCAAGTAACTATGAAATTGAGTACTGAGGTGATCATTTAGTGGTAGCAACATTCTGAGTGCTTCATTGCTTTTCCCTTCATAATACAGGATGTATCCTCTTTCGGCTGTGATAAATGCCGAGCCAAAGGGTTCCTCACTAATAATTGTTTTCACATAGGTACAACTGTCCAAATAGGTTTTGGCCATTTCATACTGACCTCTTTTTCTATACAAGGAGGCTAGTGCGTAATATTCTGGAATGAAAATCTCTCTGTTATCCCCCAGCTCCTTAATGTGTTTTCTTTTTAAGTCAAGGGAGTGGTTGAAATACAATATGGCCTGCTCGTCTCTTTGATACAAAATGTATAGCCAACCCAAACCCTGATACACTTTTGATTTGCTCAATATATCACTCGTGTGTTCGGCGAGCAGCAGAGCTTCCCAATACCCATCATAGGAGCTGCTAAAATTTCCATTGTGTGCATATAAATCCGAAAGTTCTGTAAGACAATCGATGACCATTAGCGTGTCTTGCTTTTTCAGAAACTTGTTTTGACTTAACTTAAATAGAAGCATTGAACTATCGGGGTTTTCAAACTTTAATAGTTTGGCTTTTTCTAGTAATCTATAGGGGAGAGAATCTGTAGGTATTGATTGACTTTGAGCAATGACTGGACAAATACCAATAGTGAGGGCTGTAATTACTAGTATTATTTGTCTAGTTGTGAATATTCGGATATCTGAATATGTTTTTGATGTAAATGATAGATATACAGCTGTTTGATTATTATTTCTGTGCTTCATGTCTAGTTGTATTTTTGGTATTTTTTCTGAATGTACAGTTTGTGTATAGTGTCAAAATAAGGATAAAATTATGACATCAACCATATTTGACTTACGAATTGTTTCAGAGAAGTCTAAGAAATAGATGTCTTGGATGGTCATCAAACATTCGGATTACTATTGTTTAACATAAAGCATAATTGAATGAAAAGACTATTTACATTATTAAAATGTTCGGTCATTTTGATCTTACTAATTTGCCTGAGTATGCCTGTATTGGCTCAGACCAAAGTAGTAGGTAAGGTGATTGATGACAATGATGCCCAAGGTATTCCTGGTGTCAATGTTCTAATCAAAGGAAGTGCTGTAGGTACTGTTACGGACTTAAATGGTATCTATAGTATTGAAGTTCCTGCAGATGCAGAAGCTCTTGTTTTTAGCTACATCGGATACCTCAAGCAGGAGGTAGTTATCTCTGGTCGTTCTACGATTGACGTAGCTATGCAGACAGATATTGAGCAGCTGGACGAGGTAGTGGTAGTGGGTTACGGTGTTCAGAAAAAGAAAGAGTTGACTGGTGCAGTGGGCTCTATTAAATCTGAAGAATTGCTCAAAAACGCCACTTCTGATATCGGAGATGCAATGCAAGGTCAGATTGCTGGTGTAAACGTTCAAGCCTCAAGTGGAAGACCAGGTTCTAAATCCAACATTCAAATCAGAGGAATAGGCTCAGTGAACTCTGGTGCCCTGGGACCCTTGTATGTCGTAGATGGTGTTCCATTTCAGAATGATCCAAACATTGCGCCTGAACAGATAGAATCAATGGAGATTTTGAAAGATGGTGCTGCTGCTGCGATCTATGGTGTACGTGCATCGAATGGTGTGATTTTGATCACAACCAAAAGAGGTAAAGCTGGTAGAATGCAAGTTGACTTTTCAGCATATGGCGGAGTACAAGAGATTTATTCGGGTACCCCACTGATGAATACACAGGAGCAGATGTATGTGGAAGATGTAAAATTAGATGCCGTAGGCAAAGAGCCACTTATTTTTGTTTTTAATCCTGATGCACTGGATTATGATACGGACTTTGTTGATGAAGTACAAAATGACAATGCCAAAATGCAGAGCTACAATATCAACGTGTCAGGTGGTCAAGAGAATTTGACTTTGAACTTGAGCGCCAATTATTTTCAGCAAGATGGTGTTTTGATCAATTCAGGATTTGATCGTTTTACCACTCGACTCAATGGAGAATATAATCTTGGCAAATTCAGGGCATTTGCCTCTCTGGGCATGACTGAGGAAAATACCCAACAAGAGCCTTGGGCACTGTACGAATATGCTATTATTCAAAAACCTTGGCAGAGAGGGTTGAACGATCTGGAGACCAATGGGCAGAATGAAGTAATCGTACCTTCTGACAACCCTATTCAGTATGGATACCTGTCTAGACAACTCAACAACGAGGACAATAGAAAAGTAAGAAGCAACAACATAGCAATCAACCTTGAGTATGAGTTCATTGATGGCTTGAGTTTTCAGGTCAACTTGGGTAGAAACGACTGGAACTATCAGCGTACATTCTTTCAGCCACAGTATTTGGCATATACTGCAGACGGTGACTTGCAGCCAGGTGGATCTAATCTGGATGCCATGTTAAATGAAGACTATATTTTCACAACTAAGAATACCCTGGAGAATATTTTGAAATTCCGAAGAGATTTTGGGAAGCACAATGTAGGCGCTACTTTGGTTTTGTCTTATGAAAACTATGACTACAAAACCACCGGAGTAGGAGTAATCGGACTGTTGAGCAACGATACTGATGTGTTGAGCGCTGGGGTCAAAGGTGCTGCACCTACAGGTGTGAGAAACACTCAGAATATTGTCGGTAAGATGGCAAGAGTGCAGTATGGTTATGACGAGAGATATTTATTGTCTGCGAGTATCCGATATGACGGCTCTTCGATTTTTGGTGAAGAGAATCGTTACAATCCTTTTTATGGTATTTCTGCTGGTTGGAACATCAGCGAGGAAGGATTCTTTAAGAATGCAGCTGGGTTAGATTTTATCAGCAATTTGAAACTGAGAGGTAGTTATGCAGAATTGGGTAATCAAAGTGTAGCACCTTATCAATACGCTGCAAGTATTGAGGGTGGTGTCAATTATCCATTTGGTACCGAAGGCAGTGAGTACTTAGGCGTAGGAAATATTCAAAGAAGGTATGCCAACCCATTTATTCAGTGGGAGACGACCATCTCTAGAAATATTGGTTTGGACCTGAGTATGTTCGATGGCAGATTGAATTTCTCTGCAGACGTGTACCGCAATAACAAAGAGGACATGCTTTTGTCCGAGAGATTGGCTCCTTCATCTGGAACTTGGCAGACCAGAGCAACAGAAACTTACAACTCTAGAACCATCAATGCAGGTAACATGCAAAACCAAGGTATTGAACTGGCTTTGGGGTATAGAGATGAGACCAATTTTGGTTTGAACTGGAGTGTCAACGGGACATTTACTAAAAATGTCAATGAAATAACGGATTTGAATGGTGTAGAGGGAATAGCCTATGCAGGCGGTCGCCCGATCACTTCGAGAGGAGAAAGTACAGATTATACCACTTACCTATCACAAGGCTATGAAGGCGGTGCATTCTTCCTCCTAAAGCACGAAGGGGTAATTAAAACTGCTGAACAACTATCAGACTATCAGGCCTTGGATCCAAGTGCTATGATGGGAGACATGATGTACAAAGATCAATTGACCGTAGATACAGATGGTGACGGTGTCCCTGATGCAGGTGACGGTGTGATCAATGACAATGACCGTGTTTATGCAGGTTCGGGACAGCCAGCATTCGAGGCGGGCTTGATGCTAAACGGTGCTTACAAGGGATTCGATCTGTTTGTGCAGGCATACTGCTCTTATGGAGCGGAAATCTACAATGGATCTAAATTGTTTGCCTATGGCGCTGGACGTCACAAAGATTTATACTATGCTTGGTCTCCACAGAATCCTGATTCGGATATTCCAGCCGTTCGAACTTCACAAGAGCACAACAATACAAGAGCTAGATCTGACTACTTCTTAGAAGACGGTTCTTACTTGAGAATCAGAAACATCACCTTGGGTTACACTATTCCAAACAGTGTTTTGAAAAACAAAGTGAGCAAGTTGAGATTCTATTTGACAGGTCAAAACTTGTTCACATTCACAAAGTATGAAGGTTATGACCCTGAGGTAGGAGGGGATGGTCTATCTACTCGTGGTGTAGATCAAGGTAACTATCCAGTGACTCGCAAGTTTTTGGCTGGTGTGCAACTTCAGTTTTAATCCTAAAACATAGCAAGATGAAAAAGAAACTTTTATATATATTAATGATACCTGTCTTCATGTTTACAACTAGTTGCAACGAAGACGAGTTTTTGACGCAGGTCAACCCCAATTCTATCACTACAGATGTGTATTGGGAGACAAGTGATGATTTTGAGAAAGGATTGTACACGGTCTATGGCGCCTTGCAATTTCCTTCAATCTCTGGAGCCCAATTTACCAACAACTGGGTAATGGGTGATTTGGCTGGAGCCGAATCTTGGATGAAGACATTCGAGTTTGTGACGCTCAATTTCAATGATGCATCTGAGCATGTAAAGAACAAATGGAATGAGCTGTATGTAGGTATATTCAGAGCCAATCAGGTGATTGAATATATTCAAGATGCAGAAATCTCAAGCAGTGAAAAGGCACTGATTGTAGCACAAGCTAGATTCCTGAGAGCTTTTTTCTATTTCGAATTGGCACATAGCTATGGTGGAGCAGTCATTCATACCGTAGTCCCTGTGACAGACGAAGACTTTCAAAAGGCCTTTGATTCGATTGATAAAGTCACCACAGATGTAATCATACCTGACTTGGAGTTTGCCAAGGCAAATTTAGAAGGTGTGGAGTGGACTGGTGATGATTTGGGACGTGCGACATGGGGTGCTGCTACTGCCCTTATGGGTAAAGTATATCTGTACAACAAGGATTGGGTCAATGCTGCGGATGAATTTAAGAAAATCATCGACTCAGGTATATACAGCTTGACTCCTGATTTTATGGATAATTTCACTGATGAGAACGAATTCAACAGTGAGTCTATTTTCGAAGTAGCGTATTCTGCAGTAGCTGGTGATACAGGTGCCAATGGCAACAACATTGATACCACACCCAACGAAATAGGATCAGAGGCAAATACCATTGATGCAAAAGTCGGCCAGTTAAATTCTGGAGGATACAATGAGGTCTTGGGATCATATTATTTGCATGAGCTATTGTACAATGATGAAATAGATCCAACCAAAGGCATCAACAATGGTTTTACACAGTCACAAAGAATGTATGCAAGTGTACTCACCAAGGATGGAGATGGTAGTTATTTTAGCGTACCAGTGACTGAGCTGAAAGGATTTGGATTTGCTCAGACTGCATATGTGAAAAAATACACCAACTGGTATCAGTATGATTTGATCAATACAACCAATCCACGATCAGGGATCAATATCAGACATATTCGATACTCAGATGTACTATTGATGTATGCCGAGGCGATACTCAACGCCCAAGGTGATGCCGCTGCTGCAGAGGCCCTTACCTATATCGACAGAATACGTGCGAGAGCAGGTGTCGTGACTCTTCAGGATTATTTGAACAACAATGCCAATACTTTTCCTGCTATGCACGTGAGCAAAGTAGTGAATGGTGCTTACAATTTGGTCGCACCTACTGCTGACAACTTGTTGACACACATCATGATGGTAGAGAGACCGATTGAGTTGTGTTTTGAAGGTCACAGATGGAAAGATTTGACTAGATGGGGTATTGTGAAGGAGGTTTTGACGGCCCGTCGTGCTGATGAGCTATGGTTGCTAGCCAATTGGGATGCAATCATGAATACAGCTCCTTTCTACTTTGTGGACGAAGCTCAGAAGGTAAGAACAGACTATGCAGTATGTGCAGCTAGTTACACCCCTTCAGCACATGATTATTTACCAATTCCCACAGATGAAAGACAAATCAATTCAGCGCTGGGTAATTAATAAATTAAAAAAGAAAGAGATGAAAAATATTCTAAAATATATAATGGTTCTGACCCTGTTGACATGGGTAGTCAGTGCATGTGAAGAAGAATATCAAGCACCAAATGATGGCGCTAAACACAGCGTGATTTATGCTTCGGAGTTGAGTGCTGGGAATCAAGTACAGGTGTTTGGAGACATATCCTTTGGAGATGCTTCTGCAGGTGTGAAACACCGTGAGTGGATAGTACCTGAGGGTATTGGCTATATCATTTCGGATGATAGTGCTTCTAGTTCTGATTTGGCGAATATTAAAGTGATATTTAATCAAGCGGGTACATTTGAAGTCAAACTACACCAAGAATTTGATGGTGATTTTTATGTTGGAAACAATGTGCACAATGCGACTTATGATACCACTATGATGGTGACGGTTTTGGATTCTGTCAAGATGGGATTCACAGCAAACTACCTCAATGATGATGGCTCCCTAGGTGCAGCTTTGGTAATTGCAGATGGTGCCAAGAACCAGTTGACGGCCAGCAAGTCTGTTCGATTTACCTACCATTCCGAAGGCGTTCCACAGGAGCTAGTTTGGACATACGAAGGGGGTGATCCAGAAACTATTGATTATGACGGGGTTGAAATCGCTGATGGTACGGCTGACGAAACAGACGTAAAGTTCAAAAAAATTGGTGTATTTGATGTGAGTTTGATTGGTTCCAGAGAGAGACCATTTGGAGCAGATACCATCAGTTTCACAGACATTATTGAAGTGATTCCATCCACAGAACCAGTTGTGTTGGATCAATTGATCAATGATGGCAACAACATAATTTTGAATTATAGCAGAGAGATAGATCCTAATTCTGTCAACTCAAATGATTTTGCGGTCAGAATCGAAAACGGTACTGTCATCAATCCATCAATTAGCTCTGTGTCTGTAGATACAAAGTCAGGTAATCTTGTAATTGTGAAATTATCAAACGAGAGTCTCTATGATGATGATACGGTGTATGTGAGCTACACTCCAGGTGCTATGCAGACCACTGATTTGGTCAAGGCGGATGCAATCTCTGAGATGGTCATGGAACACAAGAAGGGCACCAATGCCATGGCAGTCAATGGATATGATGTAGGTATGGAAAAATCAACTTCTGCCAATTGGCCATACTTGTTTTGGGGTCCTCCATACGATGGATTCACGACTAGCTTCCCGACTGTTCAACCTCATTCGGGGTCTAAAAGTATGCTCATGAGCTGGACTGCTGGAGGAGGATGTATCGTAGATCACAAGGACAACCTCGGTACTCAATATACCTTCGCACTAGAAGCTAATAAGGCATATGAGTTTGGAT is part of the Reichenbachiella agarivorans genome and harbors:
- a CDS encoding RagB/SusD family nutrient uptake outer membrane protein — encoded protein: MKKKLLYILMIPVFMFTTSCNEDEFLTQVNPNSITTDVYWETSDDFEKGLYTVYGALQFPSISGAQFTNNWVMGDLAGAESWMKTFEFVTLNFNDASEHVKNKWNELYVGIFRANQVIEYIQDAEISSSEKALIVAQARFLRAFFYFELAHSYGGAVIHTVVPVTDEDFQKAFDSIDKVTTDVIIPDLEFAKANLEGVEWTGDDLGRATWGAATALMGKVYLYNKDWVNAADEFKKIIDSGIYSLTPDFMDNFTDENEFNSESIFEVAYSAVAGDTGANGNNIDTTPNEIGSEANTIDAKVGQLNSGGYNEVLGSYYLHELLYNDEIDPTKGINNGFTQSQRMYASVLTKDGDGSYFSVPVTELKGFGFAQTAYVKKYTNWYQYDLINTTNPRSGINIRHIRYSDVLLMYAEAILNAQGDAAAAEALTYIDRIRARAGVVTLQDYLNNNANTFPAMHVSKVVNGAYNLVAPTADNLLTHIMMVERPIELCFEGHRWKDLTRWGIVKEVLTARRADELWLLANWDAIMNTAPFYFVDEAQKVRTDYAVCAASYTPSAHDYLPIPTDERQINSALGN